A region of Thioalbus denitrificans DNA encodes the following proteins:
- a CDS encoding DNA polymerase III subunit chi yields the protein MTRVDFYILSEPRREVRARFACRVVEKAYGRGYRIHLHAGSGDEAQALDDLLWTWRQDSFLPHRLLAGGNGPELIRIGHGEETWPAADVLVNLAPEVPAFFSGYPRVVEIVTQDPETTRLGREHYRFYRERGYPLNTHDLREKQP from the coding sequence ATGACCCGGGTCGATTTCTACATCCTCTCCGAACCGCGCCGCGAGGTGCGCGCCCGGTTCGCCTGCCGGGTGGTGGAGAAGGCCTATGGGCGCGGCTACCGGATTCACCTGCATGCCGGATCCGGGGACGAGGCGCAGGCTCTCGACGACCTGCTGTGGACCTGGCGCCAGGACAGCTTTCTGCCCCACCGGCTGCTCGCCGGCGGCAACGGCCCGGAACTGATCCGGATCGGTCATGGGGAGGAGACCTGGCCCGCTGCCGACGTGCTGGTCAATCTCGCTCCGGAGGTGCCGGCCTTCTTCAGCGGCTATCCCCGGGTTGTCGAAATCGTCACCCAGGATCCCGAAACCACCCGGCTTGGCCGTGAGCACTACCGGTTCTATCGTGAGCGCGGCTATCCCCTCAATACGCACGATCTGCGGGAGAAGCAGCCATGA
- the pepA gene encoding leucyl aminopeptidase: MEFSVKSGNPEKQRSACVVAGVFEPRRLSPAAQQIDKISDGFLSNLLRRGDLEGKPGQTLLLHNVPGMLSDRVLLVGCGRERDFSEAVYKKAVATAVNTLNETGAMEAVCFLTELGLKGRNIAWKVRKAVEAANETVYRFDRFKTEKKPPRRPLRKFVLNVPTRRDLAPGEAAVRQGQAIATGVRLAKELANLPGNHCTPTYLAEQARSMPKVYKNVKTTVLEQADMEKLGMGALLSVTRGSRQPPKFIIVEYRGGPKGQAPVVLVGKGITFDSGGISIKPGAAMDEMKFDMAGAAAVIGTLTAALELQMPINLVGLVPSCENLPDGNASKPGDVVTSLSGQTIEILNTDAEGRLILCDALTYAERYEPAVVIDVATLTGACVIALGNAATGLFSNHNPLAHDLLAAGTESADRCWQLPLWEEYQEQLDTNFADMANVGGREAGAVTAACFLSRFTGNYHWAHLDIAGTAWKSGKEKGATGRPVPMLTQYLLNCCGQGE, encoded by the coding sequence ATGGAATTCAGTGTCAAGAGCGGCAACCCGGAAAAACAGCGCAGTGCCTGTGTGGTGGCGGGCGTGTTCGAGCCCCGCCGGCTCTCCCCCGCGGCCCAGCAGATCGACAAGATCAGCGACGGGTTCCTGAGCAACCTGCTGCGCCGCGGCGACCTCGAAGGCAAGCCGGGACAGACCCTCCTGCTGCACAACGTGCCCGGGATGCTCAGCGACCGGGTGCTGCTGGTGGGGTGCGGCCGGGAGCGGGACTTCAGCGAGGCCGTCTACAAGAAGGCCGTCGCCACGGCGGTCAATACCCTCAATGAAACCGGTGCCATGGAGGCGGTCTGCTTCCTGACCGAGCTCGGCCTGAAGGGCCGCAATATCGCCTGGAAGGTGCGCAAGGCGGTGGAGGCGGCCAACGAGACCGTCTACCGGTTCGATCGTTTCAAGACCGAGAAGAAGCCGCCGCGGCGGCCGTTGCGCAAGTTCGTGCTCAATGTGCCCACCCGGCGCGATCTCGCCCCCGGCGAGGCGGCCGTGCGCCAGGGACAGGCCATCGCCACCGGCGTGCGACTGGCCAAGGAGCTGGCCAACCTGCCCGGCAATCACTGCACGCCCACCTATCTCGCCGAGCAGGCGCGTTCGATGCCGAAGGTCTACAAGAACGTCAAGACCACGGTGCTGGAGCAGGCGGACATGGAAAAGCTCGGCATGGGCGCCCTGCTCTCGGTGACCCGGGGCAGCCGCCAGCCGCCCAAGTTCATCATCGTGGAGTACAGGGGCGGACCCAAGGGGCAGGCGCCGGTGGTCCTGGTGGGCAAGGGCATCACCTTCGACTCCGGCGGCATCTCCATCAAGCCGGGCGCGGCCATGGACGAGATGAAGTTCGACATGGCCGGTGCGGCGGCGGTGATCGGCACCCTGACCGCGGCGCTGGAGCTGCAGATGCCCATCAACCTGGTGGGCCTCGTGCCCAGCTGCGAGAACCTGCCCGACGGCAATGCCAGCAAGCCGGGGGACGTGGTGACCAGCCTCTCGGGGCAGACCATCGAGATCCTGAACACCGATGCCGAGGGCCGGCTGATCCTCTGTGATGCCCTGACCTACGCCGAGCGCTACGAGCCGGCGGTGGTCATCGACGTGGCCACGCTGACCGGCGCCTGCGTGATCGCCCTGGGCAACGCGGCCACGGGCCTGTTCTCCAATCACAACCCGCTGGCGCACGACCTCCTCGCCGCCGGCACGGAGAGCGCCGATCGCTGCTGGCAGCTGCCCCTGTGGGAGGAGTACCAGGAGCAGCTCGACACCAACTTCGCCGACATGGCCAACGTCGGCGGGCGCGAGGCCGGCGCCGTCACCGCGGCCTGCTTCCTCTCCCGCTTCACCGGCAATTACCACTGGGCCCATCTCGACATCGCCGGCACCGCGTGGAAGAGCGGCAAGGAGAAAGGGGCCACCGGCCGGCCCGTCCCCATGCTCACCCAGTACCTGCTGAACTGCTGCGGCCAGGGCGAGTGA
- the lptF gene encoding LPS export ABC transporter permease LptF, protein MIIPRYIARSVLTSVAGISTLLLAVLVSNRFVNYLAEAVSGQFSGEGILVLLLLKLPAYLGQMLPLALMLAILMVFGRLYRDQEMFVFFSSGIGPGRLAGIVLGISVPVTLLVALLILVVGPWSSEREYSIKAAERATAALRMISSGRFTELAGGRGIFYVERLSEGEQRLENVFVARVLRQREGSTPRIGVISTREALLSRDADTGDYFVVMDQGHRYEGVPGQGDFRIVNFDRYAVRVQEQAATPKVKRESLGSGELWQRGGPKDIAELQWRLSIIISTPLLALLAVPLGRTRQRQGRFARILPGLFAYIVYVNLLGVARVWVEDGRIPGFVGLWWVHLLLLAAVLVLLPGRFGWDRLREQWRTA, encoded by the coding sequence TTGATCATCCCCCGCTACATCGCCCGGTCCGTACTCACCAGCGTGGCCGGCATCTCGACGCTCCTTCTGGCCGTGCTGGTCAGCAACCGCTTTGTCAACTATCTCGCCGAGGCGGTCAGCGGCCAGTTCTCCGGCGAAGGCATCCTGGTGCTGCTGCTGCTCAAGCTGCCGGCCTATCTCGGGCAGATGCTGCCCCTGGCCCTGATGCTGGCCATTCTCATGGTATTCGGCCGGCTCTACCGCGACCAGGAGATGTTCGTCTTCTTCTCCAGCGGCATCGGACCCGGCCGCCTGGCCGGCATCGTGCTCGGCATCAGCGTGCCCGTGACCCTCCTGGTGGCGCTGCTGATCCTGGTGGTGGGGCCCTGGTCCAGCGAGCGCGAATACAGCATCAAGGCGGCCGAGCGGGCCACCGCGGCCCTGCGCATGATCTCCTCCGGACGGTTCACGGAACTGGCCGGTGGCCGCGGAATCTTCTATGTCGAGCGCCTGAGCGAGGGCGAGCAGCGGCTGGAGAATGTCTTCGTGGCCCGGGTGCTCCGTCAGCGCGAGGGCAGCACCCCCCGCATCGGCGTCATCTCGACCCGCGAAGCCCTGCTCAGCAGGGACGCCGATACCGGCGACTACTTCGTGGTCATGGACCAGGGCCATCGCTACGAGGGCGTTCCCGGGCAGGGCGATTTCCGCATCGTGAACTTCGATCGCTATGCCGTGCGGGTCCAGGAGCAGGCGGCGACACCCAAGGTCAAGCGCGAGAGCCTCGGCAGCGGGGAGCTCTGGCAGCGCGGCGGACCGAAGGATATCGCCGAGCTGCAATGGCGCCTTTCCATCATCATTTCCACCCCGCTGCTGGCGCTGCTGGCCGTTCCCCTCGGGCGCACGCGGCAGCGCCAGGGACGCTTCGCCCGCATTCTCCCCGGCCTGTTCGCCTACATCGTCTACGTGAACCTGCTGGGCGTGGCCAGGGTATGGGTGGAGGACGGCCGCATACCGGGCTTCGTCGGATTGTGGTGGGTGCATCTGCTGCTGCTGGCCGCCGTCCTGGTGCTGCTGCCGGGCCGTTTCGGCTGGGACCGGCTGCGTGAACAGTGGCGCACCGCATGA
- the lptG gene encoding LPS export ABC transporter permease LptG yields MRIIDRYLGLNVLLATLLVLAVLLGVELFFTLVEELGDVGKGTYGVFDALAYVLLTLPRRAYELLPVSALLGAVAALGLLASHGELVVLRAAGRSILNIGLGVLKTGLLIALGGMLMGEFVAPGAEQYAQAQRSMAKTNRATLQTAEGFWAKDGGTFIHIQDILPGAVLAGITIYEFDDSQQLRVATLARRALFRDGHWVLEGLEQSVLEEERVRTYSLDQAGWDTMLNPDLLSVAIVKPENLSAYGLHRYIAYLEDNDLDAGRYRLAFWQRLAKPLAIAVMVLLAVPFTFGPLRSAHTGARLVVGAVAGFAFHLFNLTAGQLSLVYGASPLFGAFVPSLVFLAAALVLARRNA; encoded by the coding sequence ATGAGGATCATCGACCGCTACCTGGGCCTGAACGTCCTCCTGGCCACGCTGCTGGTGCTCGCGGTACTGCTTGGCGTGGAGCTGTTCTTCACCCTGGTCGAGGAGCTGGGGGATGTGGGAAAAGGCACCTACGGCGTTTTCGATGCCCTGGCCTACGTCCTCCTCACACTGCCACGACGCGCCTATGAGCTGCTGCCGGTCTCGGCCCTGCTGGGCGCCGTGGCGGCGCTGGGACTGCTCGCCAGCCACGGCGAGCTGGTGGTGCTCCGGGCGGCCGGGCGCTCCATTCTCAACATCGGGCTGGGCGTACTGAAGACGGGGCTGCTCATCGCGCTCGGCGGCATGCTCATGGGAGAGTTCGTGGCCCCGGGGGCGGAGCAGTACGCCCAGGCGCAGCGCTCGATGGCCAAGACCAACCGGGCGACGCTGCAGACCGCCGAGGGCTTCTGGGCCAAGGACGGCGGCACCTTCATCCATATCCAGGACATTCTGCCCGGCGCGGTGCTGGCCGGCATCACCATCTACGAATTCGACGACTCCCAGCAGCTGCGGGTCGCCACCCTGGCGCGACGGGCGCTTTTCCGCGACGGCCACTGGGTCCTCGAGGGCCTGGAGCAGAGCGTGCTGGAGGAGGAGCGGGTGCGGACCTACAGCCTGGACCAGGCCGGCTGGGACACCATGCTCAACCCGGACCTGCTGAGCGTGGCCATCGTCAAGCCAGAGAACCTCTCCGCCTATGGCCTGCACCGCTACATCGCCTATCTCGAGGACAACGATCTCGATGCCGGCCGCTACCGGCTAGCCTTCTGGCAACGACTGGCCAAGCCCCTGGCCATCGCGGTCATGGTCCTGCTGGCGGTGCCCTTCACCTTCGGTCCGCTGCGCTCGGCCCACACCGGAGCCCGCCTGGTGGTCGGCGCCGTGGCGGGTTTCGCCTTCCACCTGTTCAACCTGACCGCCGGGCAGCTCAGCCTGGTCTACGGCGCATCGCCGCTGTTCGGCGCCTTCGTCCCCTCCCTGGTGTTCCTCGCCGCCGCCCTGGTGCTGGCCCGCCGCAACGCCTGA
- a CDS encoding RDD family protein has translation MSGSEATPPAGFVRRLLAIVYDLILLLAVLYVAMGALLLITAGAANQPGSPWLSAYLLLVSFIFYGWFWINGGQTLGLRSWRLRVEEGDGRPLTWGVAMLRFSLGFLTCLPLGVGFLWMLIDRERRTLYDRLSGTRVVLLPPKPRHETE, from the coding sequence ATGTCCGGAAGTGAAGCGACCCCTCCCGCCGGCTTCGTTCGCCGCCTGCTGGCGATTGTCTACGACCTCATCCTGCTGCTGGCGGTGCTCTACGTCGCCATGGGCGCCCTGCTCCTGATCACCGCCGGCGCGGCCAACCAGCCCGGGAGCCCCTGGCTCAGCGCCTACCTGCTCCTGGTGAGCTTCATCTTCTACGGCTGGTTCTGGATCAACGGGGGCCAGACCCTCGGCCTGCGCTCCTGGCGGCTGCGGGTGGAGGAAGGCGACGGCCGACCCCTCACCTGGGGCGTGGCCATGCTGCGCTTCTCGCTCGGTTTCCTCACCTGCCTGCCGCTGGGTGTCGGCTTCCTGTGGATGCTCATCGACCGCGAGCGCCGCACCCTCTACGACCGCCTCTCCGGCACCCGCGTCGTCCTCCTGCCGCCGAAGCCCAGGCACGAGACTGAATAA
- the glgB gene encoding 1,4-alpha-glucan branching protein GlgB, translated as MCGGGTAVPWSRPITPEIKKLVEARHHDPFAVLGHHPGTAGESVVRAFAPDTARLAILSGGQRLPMERHPGTDLFEWRGKTALLPGGHLEFERDNGRGEQQRYFDPYGFPPQLSDYDLHLFGEGHHWHVYRHLGATPRVVDGVPGVLFATWAPNAERASVVGDFNAWDGRCHPMRVRGGSGVWELFIPGLTPGACYKYELRNRATGEVVLKTDPYGQRFEMRPATAAIVEARSGHAWQDGAWMARRAGSDWLHQPLSIYELHLGSWQRDSGGGFLNYRELAQRLVEHVGGLGFTHIELLPVTEHPLDASWGYQSTGFFAPTSRFGTPDDFRYFVDLCHQAGIGVLLDWVPGHFPKDRHALARFDGSALYEHEDPRLGEHREWGTYIFNYGRNEVRNFLLASAMYWLEEFHIDGLRVDAVASMLYRDYSRPAGEWLPNIHGGRENLEAIAFLRELNEVVHARHPGAMVIAEESTAWPMVSRPVWLGGLGFSMKWNMGWMHDTLEYMSRDPLYRSHHHSLLTFSLLYAFNENFVLPFSHDEVVHLKRSLLDKMPGDAWQRFANLRLLYAYLFTHPGKKLLFMGGEFAQGREWNHDTALDWQLLELPAHQGIQRLISDLNRLYRGQPALHQHDFDARGFSWVDCEDAARSVLSFRRHSDAGDVLVICNFTPVPRPGYRVGVDRSGFYRELLNTDSRHYGGSDMGNGGGVSSRPEAWNDRPHSIELTLPPLAMVVLRHEEHP; from the coding sequence ATCTGCGGAGGTGGTACAGCTGTCCCATGGAGCAGGCCCATTACCCCCGAAATCAAGAAACTAGTCGAAGCCCGGCACCACGATCCATTCGCCGTTCTGGGGCATCATCCCGGCACCGCCGGCGAGTCGGTGGTGCGCGCCTTCGCGCCCGATACCGCCCGGCTCGCCATCCTGTCCGGCGGGCAGCGCCTGCCGATGGAACGCCACCCTGGAACCGATCTGTTCGAGTGGCGCGGAAAGACGGCGCTCCTCCCCGGGGGGCATCTCGAGTTCGAGCGCGACAACGGCCGCGGCGAGCAGCAGCGCTATTTCGATCCCTACGGGTTCCCCCCCCAGCTCTCCGACTATGACCTGCACCTGTTCGGTGAGGGGCACCACTGGCATGTCTACCGCCACCTGGGCGCCACGCCGCGGGTGGTGGACGGCGTGCCCGGCGTGCTGTTCGCCACCTGGGCCCCGAATGCCGAGCGGGCCAGCGTGGTGGGCGATTTCAACGCCTGGGACGGCCGTTGTCACCCCATGCGGGTACGGGGCGGCAGCGGTGTCTGGGAGCTGTTCATCCCCGGCCTCACCCCCGGTGCCTGCTACAAGTACGAGCTCCGCAACCGGGCCACCGGCGAGGTGGTCCTGAAAACCGATCCCTACGGCCAGCGCTTCGAAATGCGTCCGGCCACGGCGGCCATCGTGGAGGCGCGCAGCGGCCATGCCTGGCAGGACGGGGCATGGATGGCGCGGCGGGCCGGAAGCGACTGGCTGCACCAGCCCCTCTCCATCTACGAGCTGCACCTGGGATCCTGGCAGCGCGATTCCGGGGGCGGGTTCCTCAATTACCGGGAGCTGGCGCAGCGCCTCGTGGAGCACGTGGGGGGGCTGGGTTTCACCCACATCGAGCTGCTGCCGGTCACCGAGCATCCGCTGGACGCCTCGTGGGGCTACCAGTCCACCGGCTTCTTCGCGCCCACCAGCCGTTTCGGCACGCCCGATGATTTCCGCTACTTCGTTGATCTCTGCCACCAGGCCGGCATCGGCGTCCTGCTGGACTGGGTGCCGGGGCACTTTCCGAAGGATCGCCACGCCCTGGCGCGCTTCGACGGCAGCGCCCTCTACGAGCACGAGGACCCCCGCCTGGGCGAGCATCGCGAGTGGGGGACCTACATCTTCAACTACGGGCGCAACGAAGTGCGCAACTTCCTGCTGGCCAGCGCCATGTACTGGCTGGAGGAGTTCCACATCGACGGCCTGCGGGTCGACGCGGTGGCCTCCATGCTCTACCGGGACTACTCCCGTCCGGCCGGGGAGTGGCTGCCGAACATCCACGGCGGCCGGGAGAACCTGGAGGCCATTGCCTTCCTGCGCGAGCTCAACGAGGTGGTCCATGCCCGCCACCCCGGCGCCATGGTGATTGCCGAGGAGTCCACCGCCTGGCCCATGGTCTCGCGTCCGGTCTGGCTGGGGGGGCTGGGCTTCTCCATGAAGTGGAACATGGGCTGGATGCACGACACGCTCGAGTACATGAGCCGTGACCCCCTCTATCGCAGCCATCACCACAGCCTGCTGACCTTCAGCCTCCTCTACGCCTTCAACGAGAATTTCGTGCTGCCCTTCTCCCACGACGAGGTGGTGCACCTGAAACGCTCGCTGCTGGACAAGATGCCCGGCGATGCCTGGCAGCGCTTCGCCAACCTGCGCCTGCTCTATGCCTACCTGTTCACCCACCCGGGCAAGAAGCTCCTGTTCATGGGCGGCGAGTTCGCCCAGGGGCGGGAGTGGAACCACGACACGGCGCTGGACTGGCAACTGCTCGAGTTGCCCGCGCACCAGGGCATCCAGCGGCTGATCTCCGATCTCAACCGGCTCTACCGCGGGCAACCCGCCCTGCACCAGCACGATTTCGACGCGCGCGGCTTCTCCTGGGTGGATTGCGAGGATGCCGCCCGCTCGGTGCTCAGCTTCCGGCGCCACTCCGACGCCGGCGACGTGCTGGTGATCTGCAACTTCACTCCCGTGCCCCGGCCGGGCTACCGGGTGGGCGTGGACCGTTCGGGTTTCTACCGGGAACTGCTCAACACCGACTCGCGCCACTACGGCGGCAGCGACATGGGCAACGGCGGCGGAGTCTCCAGTCGGCCGGAGGCCTGGAATGATCGTCCACACAGTATCGAGCTCACCCTCCCGCCCCTGGCGATGGTGGTGCTCCGGCACGAGGAACACCCCTGA
- the glgC gene encoding glucose-1-phosphate adenylyltransferase: MQIDHSGRFISRLTRDTLALILAGGRGSRLKQLTLWRAKPSVPFGGKFRIIDFPLSNCVNSGIRRIGVLTQYKAHSLIRHIQQGWGFLRGELNEFVELLPAQQRIETSWYAGTADAVYQNLDIIHSHDPEYVLILAGDHIYKMDYGEMLAYHVEQGADMTVGCMEVPLERARAFGVMAVDEAGRVVNFAEKPDSPQSIPGKPELALASMGIYIFNARFLEEQLVADANDTYSSHDFGKDIIPKVIENHRVVAFPFRDPQTGKMAYWRDVGTVDAYWEANLELIGVTPELNLYDETWPIWTHQVQLPPAKFVFDDDDRRGMAVDSMVSGGCIVSGSLVRHSLLFSNVQVGSFSQVQDSVVLPDVVIGRNCRITRAIIDVGCQIPPDTHIGQDREQDAARFHVSPGGVVLVTPEMLGQERHHVL; this comes from the coding sequence ATGCAGATCGACCATTCAGGCCGTTTCATCAGTCGCCTGACCCGGGATACCCTGGCGCTGATACTGGCCGGGGGTCGGGGTTCCCGACTCAAGCAGCTCACCCTCTGGCGGGCCAAGCCTTCTGTCCCCTTCGGGGGGAAATTCCGCATCATCGATTTCCCCCTCTCCAACTGCGTAAATTCCGGGATCCGGCGCATCGGGGTGCTGACCCAGTACAAGGCCCACTCCCTCATCCGCCACATCCAGCAGGGCTGGGGCTTCCTGCGCGGCGAGCTGAACGAGTTCGTGGAGCTGCTCCCGGCCCAGCAGCGCATCGAAACCTCCTGGTACGCCGGGACCGCCGATGCGGTGTACCAGAACCTCGACATCATCCACAGCCACGATCCGGAATACGTCCTCATCCTGGCCGGCGATCACATCTACAAGATGGATTACGGCGAGATGCTCGCCTACCACGTGGAGCAGGGCGCCGACATGACCGTCGGCTGCATGGAGGTGCCGCTGGAGCGGGCCCGCGCCTTCGGGGTGATGGCCGTGGACGAGGCCGGACGGGTGGTGAATTTCGCCGAGAAGCCGGATTCACCACAGTCGATCCCCGGCAAGCCGGAGCTGGCGCTCGCCTCCATGGGCATCTACATCTTCAACGCCCGCTTCCTGGAGGAGCAGCTGGTTGCCGATGCCAACGATACCTACTCGTCCCACGACTTCGGCAAGGACATCATTCCGAAGGTGATCGAGAATCATCGGGTCGTCGCCTTCCCGTTCCGCGATCCCCAGACCGGCAAGATGGCCTACTGGCGCGACGTGGGAACCGTGGACGCCTACTGGGAAGCCAACCTGGAGCTCATCGGGGTCACCCCGGAGCTCAATCTCTACGACGAGACCTGGCCCATCTGGACCCACCAGGTCCAGCTGCCGCCGGCGAAATTCGTCTTCGACGACGACGACCGCCGCGGCATGGCGGTGGACTCCATGGTCTCCGGCGGCTGCATCGTCTCCGGATCGCTGGTACGCCACTCGCTGCTGTTCTCCAACGTGCAGGTGGGATCCTTCTCCCAGGTGCAGGACTCGGTGGTGCTGCCGGACGTGGTCATCGGGCGCAACTGCCGCATCACCCGGGCGATCATCGACGTGGGCTGCCAGATTCCGCCCGACACCCACATCGGGCAGGACCGGGAGCAGGATGCCGCGCGCTTCCACGTGAGCCCCGGGGGCGTGGTTCTCGTCACCCCCGAGATGCTCGGCCAGGAGCGTCACCATGTCCTCTAA
- a CDS encoding glycoside hydrolase family 57 protein codes for MSSKADKAGRGRLRVVLAWHMHQPQYRDLITGVYRLPWTYLHAVKDYIDMAAHLEACPDARAVVNFAPILLEQISDYADQTRGYLNNAQPISDPLLAALVSPVLPVVNDQRAALIRACLRANEQRLIQRFTPFAKLSQIARLVVDNPDVLTYLDDQFLADILVWYHLAWLGESVRREDGRVLRLQEKGSGFSLQDRSELLGVIADVLGAVLPRYRKLAEAGRVELSVTPYAHPILPLLLDLRSAREAMPEAPLPELKAYPGGLERARRHVEEGIETFETHFGFRPSGCWPAEGGVSSAALALLGELGFDWVASGQSVLHNSLQRTGTAWETPEGPALYHPYRAENPGPACFFRDDGLSDLIGFTYANWHADDAVADLIRHLETIASHCAHPEQNVVSIILDGENAWEYYPENGQFFLSALYKRLAEHPGLDLTTFSACVDSEVQIRTLGELVAGSWVYGTFSTWIGDKDKNRGWDMLGEAKRAFDEAVADGRLMGRRLQLAERQLAVCEGSDWFWWFGDYNPADTVSDFEQLFRRHLSNLYQLIGVVPPEYLSHTFTTGKGRPQMGGVMRPGQAQA; via the coding sequence ATGTCCTCTAAGGCGGACAAGGCCGGCCGCGGCCGGCTGCGGGTGGTGCTGGCCTGGCACATGCACCAGCCCCAGTACCGGGACCTGATCACCGGTGTCTACCGCCTGCCGTGGACCTATCTGCATGCGGTGAAGGACTACATCGACATGGCCGCCCACCTGGAGGCGTGTCCGGATGCCCGGGCGGTGGTCAATTTCGCCCCCATCCTGCTGGAGCAGATCTCCGACTACGCGGACCAGACCCGCGGCTACCTGAACAACGCGCAGCCCATCTCCGATCCCCTGCTGGCGGCCCTGGTGAGCCCGGTATTGCCGGTGGTCAACGACCAGCGCGCGGCGCTGATCCGGGCCTGCCTGCGCGCCAACGAGCAGCGGCTGATCCAGCGCTTCACCCCCTTCGCCAAGCTGTCCCAGATCGCCCGCCTGGTGGTGGACAACCCCGACGTGCTCACCTACCTGGACGATCAGTTCCTCGCCGACATCCTGGTCTGGTATCACCTGGCCTGGCTGGGCGAGTCGGTGCGCCGGGAGGATGGGCGGGTCCTGCGCCTGCAGGAGAAGGGCAGCGGCTTCAGCCTGCAGGACCGGAGCGAACTGCTGGGCGTCATCGCCGATGTCCTGGGGGCGGTGCTTCCGCGCTACCGGAAACTGGCCGAAGCGGGCCGGGTCGAGCTCTCGGTGACCCCCTATGCACACCCCATCCTGCCGCTGCTGCTCGATCTCCGCAGCGCCCGCGAGGCCATGCCCGAGGCGCCGTTGCCGGAGCTGAAGGCCTACCCCGGCGGACTGGAACGCGCCCGGCGGCACGTGGAGGAGGGCATCGAGACCTTCGAGACCCACTTCGGCTTCCGCCCCAGCGGCTGCTGGCCGGCCGAGGGCGGGGTGAGTAGCGCGGCCCTGGCGCTGCTGGGCGAACTCGGCTTCGACTGGGTGGCCAGTGGCCAGAGCGTCCTGCACAACAGCCTGCAGCGTACGGGAACCGCCTGGGAGACCCCCGAGGGACCGGCGCTCTACCATCCCTACCGGGCCGAAAACCCGGGCCCCGCCTGCTTCTTCCGGGATGACGGACTCTCCGACCTGATTGGCTTCACCTACGCGAACTGGCATGCCGACGATGCCGTGGCCGACCTGATTCGCCACCTCGAGACTATCGCCTCCCACTGCGCGCATCCGGAACAGAACGTGGTCTCCATCATCCTCGACGGCGAGAACGCCTGGGAGTACTACCCGGAGAACGGGCAGTTCTTCCTCTCCGCGCTCTACAAGCGGCTGGCGGAGCACCCCGGACTGGATCTCACCACCTTTTCCGCCTGCGTGGACAGCGAGGTGCAGATCCGCACGCTGGGCGAACTGGTGGCGGGGAGCTGGGTCTACGGGACCTTCTCCACCTGGATCGGGGACAAGGACAAGAACCGGGGGTGGGACATGCTCGGCGAGGCCAAGCGGGCCTTCGACGAGGCCGTGGCCGATGGCCGGCTGATGGGACGACGACTGCAGCTCGCGGAACGCCAGCTGGCCGTGTGCGAGGGTTCGGACTGGTTCTGGTGGTTCGGCGACTACAACCCCGCGGACACGGTCTCCGACTTCGAGCAGCTCTTCCGCCGCCACCTCAGCAATCTCTACCAGCTGATCGGCGTGGTACCGCCGGAATATCTCTCCCACACCTTCACCACCGGCAAGGGAAGGCCACAGATGGGCGGCGTGATGCGCCCGGGGCAGGCCCAGGCATGA